A stretch of DNA from Staphylococcus sp. KG4-3:
TTGATTCATAAATGGTAATTTAGCAATCATGACACATTTAATTCCGTTTGATTCAAAATCAAACCCTTCGAAAAAGGTTCCCGTACCAAGTAATATCGCTTTATTAAAACTATTAAATTGCTGAACTATTTTATAATTTTGATTTTGTTGTTGTGTTAATACGACATAATCTTCAAATTCGGGTAACTCATTTAATAGTTCTTGTACCATGTGCATCATTTTATAACTTGTGAATAGTATCAAACATTTAGATTCAACAATATTCACATATTCAATCACATAATTGACGATTGAACTTACATAATCATTAATATTTTTATAATTATAAGAAGTTACGTCATTTGGTATGAATACTGTAGTTTGATTTGGAGACATCATTGTAGAGTCTATTTCATAAGTATTAAAGTCTATATCTTTGTTGAACCAATGTCTGAAATTATCAAATGTATGGTTGAAAGTTAACGTACCTGATATGAAAGTAAGGGAATTGAATTTATCTAACACTTGTTTTGTTAGTATTTCTTTCACACCATAATCTTTCACATTTAATTTAATCGTTGATTTTTGATTTAAGTTTTTGATTGAAAGATAACTTGTATGATTGTTTTTGAGACTTTGTTCTATTTCTTTAAAACGATCATTAATATATAAAAATTGCTTGCGTACAGATTTAATTGATTTATGACTCATTCCATTGAAAAACTCCAACGTCATATTTAACTTATGAATAATAGCATGTAAATCATTTAAAATTGGCGTGACATCAAAATGATACACGAAATGCAATTTATGAACTTCGTCATCTTGGATTTCTGAAGCGCGAATGATTTCATACATCGTTGAGAATAATTTTTCGTTCAAATCGTGAATTTCGTTAACTGTAGTTTTCAAACCAAATACATCTATTGGTGGTATATCTAACTTTTCTAATATTCTTTGCTGTTCTAGATTATCAATAGATTTAAGTAGTTTTTCATTTTCTGTCTTACCTATTAAGCCTAGTTGGTATTTAATATCTGAATAACTAAGTTCGTTTGTAACTTGATTCAAAGCATAATCTGGTAATCTGTGAGCCTCATCTATAATACAGTCATCAAATAATTGATAAATTGAATTATCGTGTGTTGCATGTATTAAATGTGCATGATTTGTGATGCCTATTTGTATATTTTGTGCGTTGCGCTTAATGAAATTGAAATAATTGATGTCATTACGAACAGGTACATATGTTTCTAGTTTTTGTTCGAAATACATCTTCTGTCCGCCTTTTAAATCTAATTCTTGTATGTCACCTGTAGCTGTTTCTGTTATCCATATAAGCAATTGCATTTTTAGAATACTAACTTCGTAGTTGCTAGAATCTTCTTTTAATATTTGGCTAATTAACCCTAATGAAATATAATCTCTCTTACTTTTAATTAAAGTTGCGTTAATCTTGAAATCTAATGCACGTTTTAATGCTGGAATATCTTTTTCTAATAACTGATTTTGTAATAACTTCGTATTAGTAGAAATCATTACATGCTTGCCAGTTTCAATATTATACATAAGCGAAGCTAGCAAATAAGCAAATGATTTCCCGCTTCCTAAAGGTGCCTCAATCATTGCCTTTTCACTGTGCATGAGTTGTTCTAATATAATTTCAGACAGATATAACTGTTGTGGTCGGTATGTTAACCCTAGTTCTTTTGTTACGTGTGTGTATAGTTCTTTTAATGTTCCGTTAAAATTAACAGTCGGTGCTTTAAAGTCGATTTGTTTTTTATATATAATTTGTTCAAATTGCTCATATTGATTGTCTAGTGGCTGTACACTATGATTACGCACCATTTCGAATAAAATATCCTGTAAATCATATTTTAAGTTTTTGCTGAGATAGTATAGTTGTTTAAGTGTATCTAACGGTAGCGATTCGAATTTAGCAAAAGCCATAATCATTAATTTTGCTGTTGTTGCAGCATCTTCATCTGCCCTGTGCGCATTTGTTAAAACGATGCCATGAGTCTCTGCTAATTCACTTAATTGATAGCTTTTATCTGTTGGAAACGCAACTTTAAATAATTCTAAGGTATCCATAACTTTTTTTGGACGATATTTAATATTGCAATTTTTAAATGATTTCTTTATGAAATTCAAATCAAAAGCGACATTGTGCGCGACAAATATACAATCTTTTATTTGCTTGTATATATCTTCGGCAACTTCATGAAAATATGGCGCTTGATTTAACATGTCTTCTTCTATCGACGTTAGAGCTTGAATAAAAGGAGGAATTTCTAAATCTGTTTTTATCATTGAATGATATGTGCCAATAATTTTGTTTTCGCGAACAAATGTAATACCTATTTGAATAATTTCATCATAATCTAATTGATTACCTGTTGTTTCTAAGTCGACAACAGCATAACACGGTTTTGTCATTTCGATTCCTCCTTTCATCGTTGTTTTGTTTATATTTCGATATCTGCACTCATTAATTGATGTTTTTGATTATCTTCATCATTAACAATTAAATAGCCGTTTTTGTCAATGTCTATTGCTTCGCCTTGGAACTGATTACCGTTTTCAGTAAATTTTAATCGCTTGTTCCAAATATTTGAGACCTCTATATATTCTTGACGAATTGTGGAAAATGGTTCTTTTAAAAATTGTGCGTAACGATATTCTATTTGTTGTATAAGTAATTTTAAAAATTCGTAGCGATTTACTTTTTCATTTCCTTGTATACGCATACTTGTTGCTTTTTGTGAAAGTTCACCGTCGAAATCTGTTTGTGTTTGGTTCATATTAATACCAATACCACAAATAACCGCTTCTATACCATCACTGTTCGCCACCATTTCTGTTAAAAAACCACATACTTTTTTACTATTAATATAAATATCATTTGGCCATTTAACAGAAACTGGAGTTTTGCTGAAAGCTTGTATAGCATCACGAATCCCTAATGCCATAAATAAATTGAATTTTGTAATCATATCGAACGGGACATTAGGGCGTAATACAACCGACATCCACAAACCTTTCCCCCGTGTAGATAACCATGGTCGATTGAAGCGACCTTTGCCTTTTGTCTGTTCGTCACTAAGTATTAAAAAAGTATCAGTATTACCTACTAATTTTTGTTTTGCTAGTAACTGTGTGGAATCTATATTTTCGAACACTTCAATATGCTTAAATAGTTGCTGTGTTTTTATACTAGGTATGACAATTCCACTATACCATTTATCAGGAAGTTGTATTAACCGATGACCTTTATGATTTATTGATTCAATTTGACAACCTTCTAATTTTAGTTGATCTATAACTTTTTTAACTGCAGTTCTGGAAATAGATAACTGTTCAGCAATAAATTGACCTGAAATATATTCAGGTTGATATTGATACAACATGTGTATCACATCTTTACTATATTTAGACATGTGTTTTCACCCACTTTATTAGTTCAGGTTTAATGTTGTTCACTTCACCTGTTATAATAGCACACTCAATTTCTCGTAATGTTGATTTGAGCCATGGTCCACTGGGTTTATCAACTAATGTTAAAATATCTTTGCCGTTGATATCCATTTCTTTTCTCGAGTGTATTGGCAATACTCGCGCCATTTCTATAATTGCTCTGCTATTTATGATAAATGGAGAGTTTGTTACTATTTGATTCTCTTTAAAAGTATCTGCATAACTCAATACTTCTAATATATCTTCTTTACCATAATCATAAACAAATAATTTAAGTTGCCTTTTTGTTTGTACTTTAGGAATAGTTTCTATTATCTGAATGATTTTATTTATATATTTTTTCTCTTGGTTACTCATTTTTAAATCTGAAATATTTGAAGTTATGTCAGGTTGTTGGACTTTTAATAATGCAATAAATACTGTAAGAGGCATCGGTTGTTCTATGATAACTTTCGATAAATCAAAATATTTAAAGAAAGGCATATAAGAAAATGCTTTAAATTGCTTTAGATTATTAAAAGTTTGCTTAATTGCGATGCCAAGCATTAACTTCTTAAGCTCAACAACAATTCGTTCAATTGATAAATGACTAATATCTGAAATAAGTTGCTCCATAGCTTTAAAGGTATCAGGATCTAATTCAAAATCTAATTGAGACTGAAAGCGTAACCCTCTAATGATACGTAATGCATCTTCATTAAAGCGCTCTGACGGATTACCCACTGTTCTGATTATTTTATCAACAATGTCTTGTTGCCCATTAAAATAATCATGGATCTGATATTGCATGTCCATAGCAATCGCATTCATTGTGAAATCTCTGCGTCTCACATCTTCAAATAGATTTCTTACAAAATAAACTTCATTAGGTCGACGGTGATCGATGTATTCACCTTCAGCGCGAAAAGTTGTCACTTCATATTGTTCGCCTTGGTAAACAACATTAATAGTGCCATGTTCCCTGCCTATTGGGATGGTTTTTTCAAATACCGACTCGATTTCGTCCGGAGTGGCACTTGTTGTGATATCAATGTCGTGAATTGACTTATTCATGATGTAGTCTCTAACAGAACCACCTACAAAGTAAGCTTGAAAGTCGTGTGATTGTAGTCTTTCTAAAATAGGTTTAGCTTTTTCAAATAAATTATTAGTCATTGTTACCCTCTAACATTTTTTTGTAGTAATATTCATATTGATCAGCAATTAAATCAGAGGAGAAACGAGCCGATACATCTTGTAACATATTTTCTTGGATGTTTTTATAAAGTTTTGTATCAGTTAATAATTTAATTGCATATTCACTCGCTAGTTTACTATCTCCTACATCTACTATAAAGCCAGTTTCATCGTGTTTAATGACTTCCTTTATACCTCCTGCTGTAGAACCAATAGGTACGACGCCAGATTTCATCGCTTCTAATAAAGTCAGACCGAAACTTTCCTTTTCGCTTAAAAGTAATACCAAGTCTGATATTTGATAGAACTCGCTTACCCAATTTTGTTTACCTAAAAATAAAACTGCATCTTCAATGCCTAAATCACGTGCTTTCTGCTTCATATCCATCAATTCTGGACCATCACCTAATAATATTAACTTTGAAGGTATCGCTTGATGAACTTTTGCAAAGGTATCTATTATTGTATCAATTCGTTTAACTGCTCTAAAGTTAGATACATGTATTAATACCTTTTCACCCGGTTTTATACCGTAACAAGTTTTCAAACGTTCATCGTCCTGAGTGGCTTGATCTGGTTTAACAGGAAATTCTTTCTCTCTAACGAAATTATATATAGGCACAATACGTTTATCTGTTTCAATGATATCGTATGTTTGCTCTGCAAGTGATTGACTCACGCTTGTAACGATATCACTACCTTCTATACCAAATTTAATAGCATTTTTTAATGAATGATCATAACCTAAAACGGTGATATCTGTACCATGAAGTGTAGTCATAATTTTTATATCTTTATTAGACATATGTTTTGCTAAAATACCACATACTGCGTGAGGAACAGCATAATGCATATGTAATAAATCTAAATCATATTCATTAATAACTTCTGCTATTTTTGTACTTAATGTAATGTCATAGGGTGGGTATTGAAAAACTGCATATTGATTCACTTCTACTTGGTGAAATGTAATATTTGGTAATGGTTTACGTATTCTAAAAGGAATATTAGAAGTGATGAAATGAATATCATGTCCACGTTCAGCAAGTTTTATGCCTAACTCTGTAGCTATAATGCCTGAACCACCCATAGATGGATAACAAGTGATGCCTATTTTCATAAGGCGGGACATCCTTTCTTATTTGATTATATTATTTACGTTCAAATCTATTTTTATCTCGAGTATTAAATTTTTCCATTGTTTCATCAAAACTTTCAGTTAAATCTATATCTAAAGAATTCGCAATACACATTAATACGAATAAATTGTCACCGAGTTCTGCTTTAATTGTATTTTCGGCTTCTGAAGATTTTTTCTTTTTCTCACCATAATAATGGTTAATTTCTCTCGACAATTCACCTACTTCTTCAGTTAGACGTGCAAGGTTTGCCAAAGGAGAAAAGTATCCAGTTTTGAATTGACCAATGTAGTCATCAACTTCTGTTTGCATATCTTTCATAGATTTCATTTTAAACGCCTCACATTCCTTTAGGTTTCTTATATAGTATAGACTAATTTTATGTTTCATGCATTATTCCTGCAACAGTTAAGGCTTATGTCATACATATTTAAACTAATTGATTGTCTAGTATGATTTTTGTAATTTCATAAACATTTTGTGATATTTTATGCGATATTAAAAATGCTATAACATATTGGATCTGAATTAATAAAAACAATCTATTAAATTAAGCATAAAAAAGGAGGCTAAGACATTTTTCGAATGTCCCAACCTCAAAATATTAGTTTAGTAATTATAATCTAACGTAAAATTGAGCCTTATAATAAGCTGTTTAAATGTTAGTCATCTAAGCTGAAGTAACGAAAACCTATTTCAAAACAAGGCTTCTGCATCACTTCAATTTATATTATTATTCACTAGATCTAGCGATAAGGATAAATCTTGCAAGTTCCGCTAAAGCTACTGCAGTTGATGCAACATAAGTCATTGCTGCAGCTGTCAATACTTTTTTAGCATGACGATATTCCTTTTCGTTAACAATGTTTAAGCTTTGAATTTGCTTCATAGCTCTACTACTTGCATTGAATTCAACCGGCAGTGTAACGATAGAGAAAAGGACAGCAAATGACATAAATGCAATTCCAATCCATAGCGCAGTTGAACCTAAAGTACTTTGTAAACTCGTTAAAATAATACCTGCAAAAACGGCTAAATAACCAATTGAGCTACCAAGGTTAGCCAGTGGTACTAACGATGTTCTAAATCTTAGGAAGAAATAACCTTGCGCATGTTGAATTGCATGGCCAACTTCGTGAGCAGCAATAGCTGTACCAGCAACAGAAGGTCTACTAAAGTTGGCTGGTGATAGTACAAGCACCTTTTTTCTCGGATCGTAGTGGTCAGTTAAGAAACCTTTACCTTCAACCACGTCAACATCATAGATACCATTTGCATGTAAAATTTCTAAAGCAACTTCTTGACCAGTCTTTCCACTTGTTGATCTAACTTGTGAATATTTTTCGTAATTAGATTTAACTTTATGCTGTGCCCATAGAGGCAACACCATTAAAATAACAAAGTATATAATCATATAGATAAAAGACAAAAACCTCACTCCTTTATAAACATTTTACTGTGAACATCAATGGTGGTCAAATATTTTATCTTTTTTAAATCGAGTTAAATATAAATAAAGTATTAATGGAATTACGCTTAACCAAAATGCGAGGTAGGCAACACCTTCTAAATGACTTGCAATAAAATCATAATAAGGATATTGCATAAATACATAATCTATAATGTCATTATGAAACACCCATATCATAGCAATTACAAAACCAATAATTGAAATTTTGAATCTCGGATAAAATATAAATGCTTCGATCGCCATAATGCCATGTGAGAGTATGAGCATACATCCTGTGATTGTAACCGTGTCATATTGAATAAACATGATTATATTCATTATAACTGCCCAAACTCCGTATTTAATAAGTGAGACGAAAGCAAGGGCTTCAAATACTGGGATATTCTTACCTAATATGAATGTAATAATTACGAAACATAAAAACAGTGAAGCGGTTGGACTATCTGGTACAAATATTTTAAATTGAGTTTCAGTCATACTTAATTGCTCACCGTACCATATGTAACCATAGATTGTACCTAACAAATTACACAAAAGTAAAAAGTAAAGTATGCCTTTGTGATACAACATTAATTCCCAAAGTGATTTTATATTCATACTGTCAATCCTTCGTTGTTATATTTACATTTCTTAATTTAAAAGTATTAAGGATTTGTGATAATTGATAAAACAAATCGCTATCATGTAATTGTAAGCTTAAATCAATATTATCTTGCAAATGTGTGATGATAGAAGATTCATTTTGTTTTGAAAGCGGAATTCGATAGATGTCTTGAATATATAACGCATAATATGGTGAATGTAATAATTGTTTAATGAGTAAGTCATCTAATCTCGCTTCCCTATCTTGTTCAACATTAAAATTCAGCTTAATATCAAAAGATAATTGATTGAGAGCGATGTGCTCGAAAATCTCATTACTATTAATCATATGTTGGTCTTTATAATTAAATTTAATACCATATTGCTCAGTGTGTAACATAGAAATTTCAAGCGTATTATGATTGTCGATACGTTCATCTACGAAATGTACGTTTTGTAGTAATTCTGGCGAAGATTTGAGTAAGTTCAATACCCATACACTAATCCTAGACTTGAATTCATATTGAAAGAGTAAATACTCTATGAAAGTTGCTTTTGATTGTTGTAGGGTATCGAACATTTAACTCACCTTCCTATACTAGAAAGACGTCAGTCTTTCCGCTTCATCATGCCATGTCTCATTAGATGGTTCTAATTCAACTAATTGGTCTAATAGCTTTTTCGCTAATTCAATTTGACCAATTTCTATTACATAAAAATAATAGTCACTTAAAAATGCAGATTGTGTTTGTAATGTGTCGTATGCTAATTCAAAGAAATGCTGTGCTTCTTTATCGCGTTCTTCTTGTCCCAATGCATAAGCGAGGTGCCACATAAATACTGGATCTAAGTCTTCTTCATCTACATATTTCAATAATCCAATAAGTGACTCATAATCTTCTTCTTGTCTATATAGATCACTTAATATCAATAATGGTTCTTGGTACGCGTTATCAACTTCAAGTGCTTGAATTAATAATTGAACGCCTTCATTAGCGTCTCCGTGTTCTATTTGGATGCTACCAGTGGATACCATCAATTCTTTATAGAATTGCGTTAATCTTAATCCTTCTTTACCGATTTCGATTGCGTCGGCGTGATTATGTTCGTTTTCATATAACTGTTGTAAATAGAAATATGCTTGTAGAAAGTCAGGGTCTTTAGATAATAGCGTTTGAACTAATTTAATAGCTTCTTGTGATAGATCATTTTTTTCATAAGCGATGGCTTTTTTGAAATAATCTTCTGAATCCATTTCATCTTCATTGATTTCATCAAACATTTTAATTGCATCACTGTAGTTACCGCTTTGCAAGCTACAATCAGCTAAACGTGAAAATAGATTTACACCGTTTACTTCATATTCTCCCGTTTCAAGCACGGTTTCATATTCTGAAGTTGCTCGTAAATATTGACCATCAAAGTATAATATCTCAGCAAGTGCGTAATGTATGATTGGATCATTTGGCTCAATATCAATCGCTTCATCAAGTTTACTAATTGCAACTTCAAGCATATTTAATTGTTGATATAAATCTGCCTCTAACATTAACCGTTCTGTTGATATTTCAACTTCACTTAAATATTCTAACGCTTCATCAGTGTGGTTTTCAGCCATTAATCCTTCAATAAAGTATATTAATAATTCACTTTCATCAGGATATTTATGGTAAAGCGTACGGAATACTTCTAAACCTTGTGGCATCAATCCATAATTATATAATGTTTCACCTAGAATAAATAAAGCATCGTCCTTAGGGGAACTTAATGCATCATTAACACGTGTGTCTAGGTTTTCTAATTTTTGTAAGTTGATATCATCTATTAATTTATAGATATCTTCCATACTTTTATCCCTCTTTTTCTAATTGTTTTAACTTTGGTAAGAATCCTGGGAAAGAAACATTAACTGCGTCAAATTGATTAATGGTAATTGCTTCATTAGTTAAAAGTGAGGCAACTGCTAACATCATACCTATACGATGGTCTGTAAAGCTATCTACAGTTGCAGTTTGTTCTAAAGCTGATGGATGAATAATCATACCATCATTAGTTGGTTGTAACATAAAACCAAGTAAATTTAACATATTAGCGGTTGTATCAATTCTATTAGTTTCTTTTACTTTTAATTCTTCAGCTTCTTTAACCACGCTTGTACCATTAGCTTGTGTGCAAAGCAAAGCAACGATAGGAATTTCATCGATTGCTCTAGGCACTAAGTCACCATCAATATGAACAGGCTTCATGTCTGGAGAGTATTGCACTCGTATGGATGCAGTTGGTTCTGGTCCATCAGTTTGATTGAATAAAGTAATATTCCCTTCCATTTGTGTCACGATATCAATAATACCTGAACGAGTTGGGTTAATGCCAACATTGTGTATTGTAATATCACTTCCAGGTGTTATCAAGCCAGCTACAATAAAATACGCAGCTGAAGATATATCGCCTGGAACGTGAAAATCTACAGGTCTGATATGGTCAATGCCACGGGCAGGCATATCTATCAATTTGTCTTTTGTAGAAACAGGGATGTGATATTGTTGAAACATCGTTTCGGTATGGTTTCTAGAAGTATCAAATTCCTTAATTGTCGTTGGTTCTTCAGCGAATAGACTTGCGAATAGTATTGCGCTTTTAACTTGTGCACTGGCAACTTCCATTTCGTATGCAATACCTTTGATTTTAGCAGGTTTGATAATTAAAGGTGTATAGTTATTATCGATGCCTGTAATATTGGCTTGCATTAATTTTAAAGGTTTCATAATTCTGTCCATTGGTCGTTTGCCTATTGATTCATCACCAGAAAGAACAGTTTCTATACCTAGACCACTTAA
This window harbors:
- a CDS encoding helicase C-terminal domain-containing protein; translation: MTKPCYAVVDLETTGNQLDYDEIIQIGITFVRENKIIGTYHSMIKTDLEIPPFIQALTSIEEDMLNQAPYFHEVAEDIYKQIKDCIFVAHNVAFDLNFIKKSFKNCNIKYRPKKVMDTLELFKVAFPTDKSYQLSELAETHGIVLTNAHRADEDAATTAKLMIMAFAKFESLPLDTLKQLYYLSKNLKYDLQDILFEMVRNHSVQPLDNQYEQFEQIIYKKQIDFKAPTVNFNGTLKELYTHVTKELGLTYRPQQLYLSEIILEQLMHSEKAMIEAPLGSGKSFAYLLASLMYNIETGKHVMISTNTKLLQNQLLEKDIPALKRALDFKINATLIKSKRDYISLGLISQILKEDSSNYEVSILKMQLLIWITETATGDIQELDLKGGQKMYFEQKLETYVPVRNDINYFNFIKRNAQNIQIGITNHAHLIHATHDNSIYQLFDDCIIDEAHRLPDYALNQVTNELSYSDIKYQLGLIGKTENEKLLKSIDNLEQQRILEKLDIPPIDVFGLKTTVNEIHDLNEKLFSTMYEIIRASEIQDDEVHKLHFVYHFDVTPILNDLHAIIHKLNMTLEFFNGMSHKSIKSVRKQFLYINDRFKEIEQSLKNNHTSYLSIKNLNQKSTIKLNVKDYGVKEILTKQVLDKFNSLTFISGTLTFNHTFDNFRHWFNKDIDFNTYEIDSTMMSPNQTTVFIPNDVTSYNYKNINDYVSSIVNYVIEYVNIVESKCLILFTSYKMMHMVQELLNELPEFEDYVVLTQQQNQNYKIVQQFNSFNKAILLGTGTFFEGFDFESNGIKCVMIAKLPFMNQNNTKYWLMESEFTSTFKEYVLPDAVTRFRQGLGRLIRSENDKGIIVSFDDRLIRSNYKQFFEQSLESYRQNKGDIKQFSSILKKLKKDENNS
- a CDS encoding biotin--[acetyl-CoA-carboxylase] ligase, whose amino-acid sequence is MSKYSKDVIHMLYQYQPEYISGQFIAEQLSISRTAVKKVIDQLKLEGCQIESINHKGHRLIQLPDKWYSGIVIPSIKTQQLFKHIEVFENIDSTQLLAKQKLVGNTDTFLILSDEQTKGKGRFNRPWLSTRGKGLWMSVVLRPNVPFDMITKFNLFMALGIRDAIQAFSKTPVSVKWPNDIYINSKKVCGFLTEMVANSDGIEAVICGIGINMNQTQTDFDGELSQKATSMRIQGNEKVNRYEFLKLLIQQIEYRYAQFLKEPFSTIRQEYIEVSNIWNKRLKFTENGNQFQGEAIDIDKNGYLIVNDEDNQKHQLMSADIEI
- a CDS encoding CCA tRNA nucleotidyltransferase; this translates as MTNNLFEKAKPILERLQSHDFQAYFVGGSVRDYIMNKSIHDIDITTSATPDEIESVFEKTIPIGREHGTINVVYQGEQYEVTTFRAEGEYIDHRRPNEVYFVRNLFEDVRRRDFTMNAIAMDMQYQIHDYFNGQQDIVDKIIRTVGNPSERFNEDALRIIRGLRFQSQLDFELDPDTFKAMEQLISDISHLSIERIVVELKKLMLGIAIKQTFNNLKQFKAFSYMPFFKYFDLSKVIIEQPMPLTVFIALLKVQQPDITSNISDLKMSNQEKKYINKIIQIIETIPKVQTKRQLKLFVYDYGKEDILEVLSYADTFKENQIVTNSPFIINSRAIIEMARVLPIHSRKEMDINGKDILTLVDKPSGPWLKSTLREIECAIITGEVNNIKPELIKWVKTHV
- the bshA gene encoding N-acetyl-alpha-D-glucosaminyl L-malate synthase BshA; translated protein: MKIGITCYPSMGGSGIIATELGIKLAERGHDIHFITSNIPFRIRKPLPNITFHQVEVNQYAVFQYPPYDITLSTKIAEVINEYDLDLLHMHYAVPHAVCGILAKHMSNKDIKIMTTLHGTDITVLGYDHSLKNAIKFGIEGSDIVTSVSQSLAEQTYDIIETDKRIVPIYNFVREKEFPVKPDQATQDDERLKTCYGIKPGEKVLIHVSNFRAVKRIDTIIDTFAKVHQAIPSKLILLGDGPELMDMKQKARDLGIEDAVLFLGKQNWVSEFYQISDLVLLLSEKESFGLTLLEAMKSGVVPIGSTAGGIKEVIKHDETGFIVDVGDSKLASEYAIKLLTDTKLYKNIQENMLQDVSARFSSDLIADQYEYYYKKMLEGNND
- a CDS encoding nucleotide pyrophosphohydrolase, which translates into the protein MKSMKDMQTEVDDYIGQFKTGYFSPLANLARLTEEVGELSREINHYYGEKKKKSSEAENTIKAELGDNLFVLMCIANSLDIDLTESFDETMEKFNTRDKNRFERK
- a CDS encoding zinc metallopeptidase, which gives rise to MSFIYMIIYFVILMVLPLWAQHKVKSNYEKYSQVRSTSGKTGQEVALEILHANGIYDVDVVEGKGFLTDHYDPRKKVLVLSPANFSRPSVAGTAIAAHEVGHAIQHAQGYFFLRFRTSLVPLANLGSSIGYLAVFAGIILTSLQSTLGSTALWIGIAFMSFAVLFSIVTLPVEFNASSRAMKQIQSLNIVNEKEYRHAKKVLTAAAMTYVASTAVALAELARFILIARSSE
- a CDS encoding DUF1405 domain-containing protein, which codes for MNIKSLWELMLYHKGILYFLLLCNLLGTIYGYIWYGEQLSMTETQFKIFVPDSPTASLFLCFVIITFILGKNIPVFEALAFVSLIKYGVWAVIMNIIMFIQYDTVTITGCMLILSHGIMAIEAFIFYPRFKISIIGFVIAMIWVFHNDIIDYVFMQYPYYDFIASHLEGVAYLAFWLSVIPLILYLYLTRFKKDKIFDHH
- a CDS encoding YpiB family protein, whose translation is MFDTLQQSKATFIEYLLFQYEFKSRISVWVLNLLKSSPELLQNVHFVDERIDNHNTLEISMLHTEQYGIKFNYKDQHMINSNEIFEHIALNQLSFDIKLNFNVEQDREARLDDLLIKQLLHSPYYALYIQDIYRIPLSKQNESSIITHLQDNIDLSLQLHDSDLFYQLSQILNTFKLRNVNITTKD
- a CDS encoding lipopolysaccharide assembly protein LapB, producing MEDIYKLIDDINLQKLENLDTRVNDALSSPKDDALFILGETLYNYGLMPQGLEVFRTLYHKYPDESELLIYFIEGLMAENHTDEALEYLSEVEISTERLMLEADLYQQLNMLEVAISKLDEAIDIEPNDPIIHYALAEILYFDGQYLRATSEYETVLETGEYEVNGVNLFSRLADCSLQSGNYSDAIKMFDEINEDEMDSEDYFKKAIAYEKNDLSQEAIKLVQTLLSKDPDFLQAYFYLQQLYENEHNHADAIEIGKEGLRLTQFYKELMVSTGSIQIEHGDANEGVQLLIQALEVDNAYQEPLLILSDLYRQEEDYESLIGLLKYVDEEDLDPVFMWHLAYALGQEERDKEAQHFFELAYDTLQTQSAFLSDYYFYVIEIGQIELAKKLLDQLVELEPSNETWHDEAERLTSF
- the aroA gene encoding 3-phosphoshikimate 1-carboxyvinyltransferase; translated protein: MANSKTININGPLVGEIEVPGDKSMTHRAIMLGSLASGKSTIYKPLLGEDCLRTVEIFKLLGADIKVSEDKIEIDSPGFKHFKTPHQVLYTGNSGTTTRLVAGLLSGLGIETVLSGDESIGKRPMDRIMKPLKLMQANITGIDNNYTPLIIKPAKIKGIAYEMEVASAQVKSAILFASLFAEEPTTIKEFDTSRNHTETMFQQYHIPVSTKDKLIDMPARGIDHIRPVDFHVPGDISSAAYFIVAGLITPGSDITIHNVGINPTRSGIIDIVTQMEGNITLFNQTDGPEPTASIRVQYSPDMKPVHIDGDLVPRAIDEIPIVALLCTQANGTSVVKEAEELKVKETNRIDTTANMLNLLGFMLQPTNDGMIIHPSALEQTATVDSFTDHRIGMMLAVASLLTNEAITINQFDAVNVSFPGFLPKLKQLEKEG